DNA sequence from the Paraburkholderia azotifigens genome:
GCCTGCTCAACCTGTCCAGCGAATGGCCCGGCGGCATCCCGCGTCCACGGGTGTTCGACAAGCTCGACGACGTCATGCCGGATTCGTTCAACTCGGCGCGGCAGCTGCTTTTCGATCACTACCAGCGGCGCTTTCCACGCGTGCCGGCTTCGCAGCCCGTGATCATCGTAGCAATCGACGACAAGACGCTGGCCGCCGTGGGTCAATGGCCGTGGCCTCGCAACAAGCTGGCAAATCTCGTCGATGCGATCGCGGCGCAGCAGCCGCTCGCTATCGGCCTCGACGTCTACATGCCGGAGGCCGATCAGACTTCGCCCGACAAGGTCGCCGACAACCTGCCCGCGTCCGCCGCCGCGCTCGCCGCCGGTTTGCGTGCGCTGCCGAGCCACGAGACCATCCTCGCCGACGCATTGCGCGCCGCGCCCTCCGTACTCGGCGCAGCCGCCGTCGATCACGCCGCACTCGATACCAGCACCGATCTGCGCAGCGCGCCCATCCTCGTGCATGGCGCCGATCCCATCAACATGGTGAAGCGCTATGGCTACGTGCTCGCGAGCCTGCCTGAATTGCAGGCGGCGGCGCACGGCCAGGCGTTGCTGAACGTGGCGCTCGAACAGGGCACGGTGCGGCGCATTCCGCTGGTGCTGGGTCTCGGCGACAAGCTGGTGCCGTGCATGCCGATCGAAATGCTGCGGGTCGTCACGCGATCGGCTGCCATCGACGTGTATGCCGACGCGGCGGGCATGCAGTCGGTCGGCGTCGCCGATGTGCAGGTGCCCACGCAGCCCGACGGCGACATCTGGCTGCATTTCGCGTCCATGCGGTCGACGCAGCATCGCTATGTGTCGGCTCGCGACGTCCTGCAAGGACAGATCGATCCCGCGCGCTTTCACAACAAGCTCGTGCTGGTCGGGCTGACGGGCACGGGCCTCACCGATATGCGCACGACCGCATTGGGCGAACTGGTGCCGGGCATCGAAATCCAGGCTCAGATCATCGAGACGATCTTCGAAGGACGCTTCCTGCGGCGGCCGGTGTGGGTGAAATGGGCGGAGACCTTATTCGTGCTCGGATTCGGGCTTCTGATCATCTGGTATATCCCGCATACCGATTCGCGACTCGCGGCGCTCGTGCGTGCCGTGCCGAAGGCGACGGCCATGCTCGGCGTCGTGCTCAATCTGCTGCTGCTCGCGGCCTGCCTGCTGCTGTTCAAGTTCTTCGGCTTGCTCGTCGATGCGGCGTCGATCTTCATCATCCTGTCGGCCGTCACGGGCTGCTTCTTCTCGACGGCCTTGCTGGACACCGCACAAACGCTGCGCGATGCGCTGCGCTCGCGTCCGACGAAAAAACACCCGCCCGAAACAACGCCGCCGGATCAACCCGTTCGCCAGCCTGAGCCGACCACAACAGCGATCGCGAAGCGCCAGCCAGCGGCGCCTCGCGACGGCGCGGATCAGCTTCCGCGATAGACCTGATCGCGGCTGCCGACCGATGCACGGCGGCCTGACTGCGTGCTCATGGCTTCGTCGCCGCCGACGCTCGCGCGGCTTGCTTCAGCGGCTTTTGCCTGCGCTGCTTCGGCAGCCAGCGTTTGCGCGGTTTGACCCGCTTGCGAAGCGGGCGCGCCGACTTCCGGCGAATAGTACGGCGCAGGACCATAACCGCTTGCAAAAACAGGAGCAGCCAGCGACGCAGCGCTTGCGACGAACACAGCAACGATGATCTTCGATTTCATAAGGACTCCGATTAAAAAAAATAACGCCTTGACGCGTTGCGCTCACGCTGCGCGTCAATGTTTCGGCGTTGATGGGACGATGTGCGCGGCCGGCGTGCGGCACGCTGACAAAAGGCTCAAACGGACAACACTTTCGCGAACTCTTTCGAACTCTGATCGATGCTGCCGACGCCGGGGCAAACATGCGGACCGGTCGTCGTTGCGCCCGCGGCTATTAATGCACGGCGTATGCCAGTCGAGTGCGGTTAGCCGCACCCGAGCTGCAAGGCGTTTGAAAACAAAGAGAAAAGCCCGCTCGCCGCCATCGGTCTGATCATTCTTTCGCACGGCGGCATGTCGGCCGTTGGCCAACGGATCAGCAGCAGCTGTCCGTCGTTGACCAACAAAACATCAGGCCGCGAGTACCGCGCATTGCGCGCGGCACTCGCGGCCTGTTTCAGTCGTCTGCTGCAAAACATGTCAGCGTTATTGCGGCTCGTACCAGTTGTAGGTCGCGAGCGTGCTCACAGGCGTGCCGATCTGCAACGTGACGTCGCGGTGCGAGGTCAGAGGGATATCGCGCAATTCGCCCTCGTAGCGGCGCACATCGCCGTTGTCATTGATGTACGCGACCACCGTCCCCGTGACGCCCGCCACGTTGGTTCTCGACAGCGTCTGGCCCCAGATGTCGAAGAACTGTCCCAGCGTGAAGTTCTTCACGCTCGGCGTTTCGATGTGGATGATGCCCGTCTGGTCGTGCGTGTGCATCTCGTAGTTGCACTGCGAGAGAATGCCGACGTTCTTCGGCAACGCAAGCCATTGCCCGTTGTTGATGATGGCCAGATGCGCGTGCACGTGATACACCTCGCTCATGCCCGACGCGCAGACGAGCCCGTCGACGTCGCTGCCCGTGCCGCCCGTCGACGTGTTGCCGTCCGCCCAATGCGCGGTGCCGACCACGCCGCCGAACGTGAGAACCGTCTGGTTCGGATCGAAGGAAGGCGGATCGGTCCATGTGAAAGTGGGAATCTGACCGAGCGGCGAGCCGATCTCGATCGACACTTCGCCGTGCGGAGGCAACACGAGACTCGCAGGATCGCCCGTGTACTTCGACAGCTGGCCGCCGTTGTTCACGTAGATGGTAATGGGCATGCCCGTCAGGCCGGCGACGTTCG
Encoded proteins:
- a CDS encoding CHASE2 domain-containing protein, with the translated sequence MKRLSAAWVTFFRKLLKAGQGRPVALAVLFGLSLLNLSSEWPGGIPRPRVFDKLDDVMPDSFNSARQLLFDHYQRRFPRVPASQPVIIVAIDDKTLAAVGQWPWPRNKLANLVDAIAAQQPLAIGLDVYMPEADQTSPDKVADNLPASAAALAAGLRALPSHETILADALRAAPSVLGAAAVDHAALDTSTDLRSAPILVHGADPINMVKRYGYVLASLPELQAAAHGQALLNVALEQGTVRRIPLVLGLGDKLVPCMPIEMLRVVTRSAAIDVYADAAGMQSVGVADVQVPTQPDGDIWLHFASMRSTQHRYVSARDVLQGQIDPARFHNKLVLVGLTGTGLTDMRTTALGELVPGIEIQAQIIETIFEGRFLRRPVWVKWAETLFVLGFGLLIIWYIPHTDSRLAALVRAVPKATAMLGVVLNLLLLAACLLLFKFFGLLVDAASIFIILSAVTGCFFSTALLDTAQTLRDALRSRPTKKHPPETTPPDQPVRQPEPTTTAIAKRQPAAPRDGADQLPR